One genomic region from Leptospiraceae bacterium encodes:
- a CDS encoding SPOR domain-containing protein: MKERTFYTFNLDVKRIAILLFILVVIIAYVFMLGRSFGKKSAASKDKENTTPITTEDKNNEKAKIKEGTNPQVNPVGNPDSSKTDEVKVPTDDSNTVHDKKELENSTVVTDEKSTVIEKAPTETKKTTKKKAKKVAKKKKASSYYFTLQLGAFSTVEGATKLKNSIINNNKIDDFPFIDRSGDFFVVRLGRKNTKEELDKIKASLEPALSEVARVKRISAK; the protein is encoded by the coding sequence ATGAAGGAGAGGACATTTTATACATTTAACCTCGATGTAAAACGGATTGCAATTCTGTTGTTTATTCTTGTGGTTATCATAGCTTATGTATTCATGCTGGGAAGAAGTTTTGGTAAAAAGAGTGCTGCCAGTAAAGATAAAGAGAATACTACTCCCATTACAACGGAAGACAAGAATAACGAAAAGGCTAAAATAAAAGAAGGAACGAACCCTCAGGTCAATCCTGTAGGAAATCCTGATTCGTCTAAAACCGATGAAGTAAAAGTTCCAACGGATGATTCAAATACGGTTCATGACAAAAAAGAGCTGGAAAATTCTACTGTAGTGACAGATGAAAAGTCTACGGTCATTGAAAAAGCTCCTACTGAAACCAAGAAAACTACGAAAAAGAAAGCCAAGAAAGTCGCCAAAAAGAAGAAAGCTTCTTCTTATTATTTTACACTTCAACTTGGAGCATTCAGTACAGTAGAAGGAGCAACAAAGCTAAAAAACTCAATCATCAATAATAACAAAATTGATGATTTTCCTTTTATTGATAGAAGTGGTGATTTTTTTGTCGTTCGTCTGGGTAGAAAAAATACTAAGGAAGAGTTAGATAAGATTAAAGCCAGCCTGGAACCTGCCTTATCTGAAGTCGCCAGAGTAAAACGAATCTCTGCAAAATAA
- a CDS encoding NUDIX hydrolase: MRKTMDLKWKLSNRKVLSSNRIFTLISRDASSPDDKIQGEFYVIETRNWVNVIPITKENKVVLVKQYRHGINDYSLEIPGGIVETEGNSASLQAGQKELQEETGYTSKTWEYLGKASGNPAILNNWCDFFIARDAEKTSVQNFDPHEDIEVIEVDLKELPVLLEQNKIHHPMCVAAIGWYFLKYPISG, encoded by the coding sequence ATGAGGAAAACTATGGACTTAAAATGGAAACTATCGAATCGCAAAGTCTTATCATCTAACCGAATCTTTACTCTTATCAGTCGTGATGCAAGTTCTCCCGATGACAAAATACAGGGAGAATTTTATGTTATAGAAACCAGAAACTGGGTAAATGTAATTCCTATCACAAAAGAGAATAAAGTAGTCCTGGTAAAACAGTATCGTCATGGAATCAATGATTACAGTCTCGAAATACCGGGTGGAATTGTAGAGACAGAAGGAAATTCAGCTTCCCTTCAAGCCGGACAAAAAGAACTACAAGAAGAAACCGGCTACACTTCTAAAACCTGGGAATACCTCGGCAAAGCCAGTGGAAATCCGGCTATACTCAATAATTGGTGTGACTTCTTTATTGCGAGGGATGCAGAAAAAACAAGTGTACAAAATTTCGATCCTCACGAAGATATCGAAGTAATAGAAGTGGATCTAAAAGAATTACCTGTCTTACTCGAACAAAATAAGATACATCATCCTATGTGTGTAGCAGCTATCGGATGGTATTTTCTTAAATATCCGATTTCAGGATAA
- a CDS encoding mechanosensitive ion channel, producing MELFRLQVSMIALLEFLIVMTPLSVLSLLIYRFLSGVYTRNRLLRKIYRIYPILLVPGYFIIFLYFSYRVLEYSPIYYFFLFFFCLGFVFFLSRNFIKDLFTGMILTSENRWEAGLQLKLDEVEGELKKVGFFALELLQKDGSRVRIPYRLLLEKQFVVRSGRKEELRGHTFELICEKGTRYSSIERKIMEIIYNYPWTSLAREPIIKNISRPGGELELEITVYTLGNTNYNELEKKIISGITRDPKKEGNR from the coding sequence ATGGAACTATTTCGTCTTCAGGTCTCAATGATAGCCTTATTGGAGTTTCTTATAGTGATGACTCCATTAAGTGTATTATCCCTGCTTATATACAGATTTTTATCAGGAGTGTATACCAGGAATCGTCTATTACGAAAAATATACCGTATTTATCCGATTTTACTGGTACCGGGATATTTTATAATATTTTTATATTTCTCTTATAGAGTATTAGAATATAGTCCTATATATTATTTTTTTCTTTTCTTTTTCTGTCTGGGTTTCGTGTTTTTTCTATCCCGAAATTTTATAAAGGATTTGTTTACAGGGATGATACTTACTTCTGAAAATCGCTGGGAAGCCGGATTACAATTAAAACTGGATGAAGTCGAAGGGGAACTAAAAAAAGTAGGTTTTTTTGCATTGGAACTTTTACAGAAAGATGGTTCGAGAGTTCGAATTCCCTATAGGCTTTTGTTGGAGAAACAATTTGTGGTTAGAAGTGGAAGAAAAGAGGAATTGCGAGGTCACACTTTTGAATTGATTTGCGAAAAAGGAACCAGATACAGTAGCATCGAGAGAAAAATTATGGAGATTATTTATAATTACCCCTGGACATCCCTGGCCAGAGAACCTATTATTAAAAATATCTCCAGACCGGGGGGAGAATTGGAACTTGAAATAACAGTTTATACCCTGGGCAATACAAATTATAATGAATTAGAAAAAAAAATTATCTCAGGTATTACCCGTGACCCAAAAAAAGAAGGAAATCGATAA
- a CDS encoding amino acid permease — protein MKKYNTFAGVFTPSILTILGVIMYLRLPWIVGQGGLWMSIGIIVVAHIISFTTGLSVASIATDKKVKAGGSYYMISRSLGLPIGGTLGIALFVGMSFSISLYLIGFSESFLSFWGMEKSIHNIRLVGSASLFIVAVITIISTSLAMKTQYLIMTAILVSLVSVIFGKSNNPGFVPHLKPLPGAESFATLFGIFFPAVTGFEAGVSMSGDLQNPKRSIPIGTITAIIVGFIVYLGLAVFFAYRVDSKALSSDGDVLQKISFSVPLLLAGIWGATISSAIGSILGAPRVLQATSMDRITPSIFARGYGKTEEPRNALLLTIFIAEVGILIGELEIIARVVSMFFITAYGFLNLSCVIENWVSPDFRPEFKIPSWVGLLGTITCLIIMIQLDLLAMLGATFIMSLLFLYIKKRELNLEGGDALKSIWSSLVRYGLYNLSHGSMHQRNWRPNILLFSGGTESRPYLVQLSRALADKRGIITNFHLLEKKDENPVARSRILSDEAEESEGIFTRVMECEDVYGEISQISRFHGFSGIEPNTVFLGRAKNLSNAEKFAELICDFENMDYNVLMLDYNKERGFGDMSSVDIWWSGHGNNLSFAFSLARYLQSSVSWSSAEFRFLLISSDRSKLESMGLRLESILAEYRLHGKVKVIYNEDNKRPFYDVIQEESRGTDLVFLGLPNYRMEDVFSIDRKISHFSKSLGSILWIKASSYFHRISFGSSVVEKKKEVEQESLPGYDFGNHPIIKDLLNSNLKNLENLLIQFYDSSFSSFYDGQYYFLKKFRDEIEKTYKEIHHPPKVKKSIDYLDVDLYELLYSYGKEELVSVLEIMKQNEETAIHKLNDYLRSLPSRVSISKRVEDLKKEYEGAFSEKFLGIFPKKKHNYSIQYREIMRYFIDEFISSEVKYYSRKILEQSYEMLQEIYKLRTFVTEEKCKEFNKKEKQNRQKLFIQYLEETDILLLNIGKEELLNKKKLLSGVRVFLQRSRDIFEHPDSNRYFNKTYKHLKKNSDLIFDVKDINQKFGDSITSLVSIIEYGVLLIQFQEEVFHSTNSIFRKLEEELQKDLFDLLDSLRIQRENEITRPQAGSSEASSYYEFEFELDRYLGIYKRALRILLNNLPVSLEVMNEASINKIANGEIDTPEMMLVPLRKYMQHILDSDIIMEVEHSLEEISTYVYEYIAKIKAIDNKLISEMTKSGIMKKQVQKKVLSENFSYWELERKAFEEKSKETQRNLDNIILQSFSKIDIYHLIRESESLGYIVKRKERTRYYKRVFQSISSMFTGFLVRLLHLKNKVIVSSGMVSVVKSQEDIYQSLRRTVLENTLNKAVSKALPFYYQNVFLGKETFSKDIFIKREKEIQEAIKILEGNAGGIFVVHGYPESGKTWLMRYLSESITGKDMRLYLNPENIPYRELQDFYRLLNRQTGLQKNQVQEFLSRLDLIMIDDLELFWQRKENMNKVLKEIYEIFENNDKQVLIICSMNTYAYKLMRKTTGIDSYTLGSIECSPFTSEELMNSILPKHRVSGYGLNLEAREEEDISSFQYARFFNKLFNRSFGIIGYSLRLWILSIQKVERSTIFLDMKNLSQTEVLEDLPVLWEVLVTQLILYKSASEDELISLLGESKEEIKKALNGMLRLNILIQQQSFYFSLNPALQIQIIRAFQKKGIL, from the coding sequence ATGAAAAAATATAATACATTTGCTGGTGTTTTTACTCCGTCCATTTTAACCATTCTCGGTGTTATCATGTATCTACGTTTACCCTGGATTGTCGGACAGGGTGGACTCTGGATGTCTATAGGAATCATCGTGGTGGCTCATATCATTTCTTTTACTACCGGTCTTTCTGTGGCTTCTATCGCAACAGATAAAAAAGTAAAGGCAGGTGGTTCCTATTATATGATTTCCAGAAGTCTTGGTCTTCCCATAGGTGGCACTTTAGGTATCGCCTTATTTGTAGGAATGTCCTTTAGTATTAGTCTTTATCTAATTGGTTTTTCTGAAAGTTTTCTTTCTTTTTGGGGAATGGAAAAAAGTATTCACAATATTCGTCTTGTGGGTAGTGCATCTTTATTTATCGTAGCTGTTATTACCATAATCAGTACTTCTCTTGCAATGAAAACCCAGTATTTGATTATGACGGCCATTTTAGTATCTCTTGTTTCTGTTATATTCGGTAAATCAAATAATCCGGGTTTTGTTCCGCATCTAAAACCTTTGCCGGGTGCTGAGTCCTTTGCTACTTTATTTGGAATTTTCTTTCCCGCTGTGACAGGCTTTGAAGCCGGTGTATCTATGTCCGGTGATTTACAGAATCCCAAGCGTTCGATTCCGATTGGTACTATTACAGCCATTATTGTAGGTTTTATTGTTTATCTGGGTCTTGCTGTTTTTTTTGCTTACCGGGTAGATTCCAAAGCTTTATCTTCCGATGGAGATGTTTTACAAAAGATTAGTTTTTCTGTGCCCTTATTACTGGCAGGTATTTGGGGAGCAACAATTTCTTCGGCTATAGGAAGTATTTTGGGTGCTCCGAGGGTGTTACAGGCTACCTCTATGGACAGGATCACTCCTTCTATTTTCGCACGGGGGTACGGAAAAACGGAAGAGCCAAGAAACGCATTGCTTCTCACCATATTTATTGCAGAAGTCGGAATTCTTATAGGTGAATTAGAAATCATCGCCAGGGTAGTTTCTATGTTCTTTATAACTGCTTATGGTTTTTTAAATTTGAGCTGTGTAATCGAAAACTGGGTAAGTCCGGACTTTCGACCCGAATTCAAGATTCCTTCCTGGGTAGGACTTTTAGGTACTATAACCTGTTTAATCATCATGATCCAGCTCGATTTATTAGCCATGCTCGGTGCCACCTTTATTATGAGTTTGCTTTTTTTATATATTAAAAAAAGAGAATTAAATTTAGAAGGAGGAGATGCTTTAAAAAGTATCTGGTCGAGCCTTGTACGTTATGGTCTTTATAATTTAAGTCACGGTTCTATGCACCAGAGAAACTGGAGACCGAATATATTATTATTTAGCGGTGGAACCGAATCGAGACCCTATTTGGTGCAACTATCGAGGGCCCTGGCAGATAAAAGAGGTATTATCACCAACTTTCATCTTCTTGAAAAGAAAGACGAGAATCCGGTAGCCCGTTCCCGAATTTTAAGTGATGAGGCTGAGGAATCAGAAGGTATTTTCACCAGGGTGATGGAATGCGAAGATGTATATGGTGAAATTAGTCAGATTTCTCGTTTTCATGGATTTTCCGGTATTGAACCCAATACTGTTTTTTTAGGTAGAGCAAAGAATCTTTCTAATGCAGAAAAATTTGCAGAACTTATCTGTGACTTTGAAAACATGGATTATAATGTTCTAATGCTTGATTATAATAAAGAAAGAGGATTTGGAGATATGTCTTCTGTAGATATATGGTGGTCGGGACATGGAAATAATCTCTCCTTTGCTTTTTCTTTAGCGAGGTATTTACAGTCTTCTGTATCCTGGTCATCTGCTGAATTTCGTTTTTTACTCATAAGTTCGGACAGATCCAAATTAGAATCTATGGGTTTGCGATTAGAATCAATTCTAGCAGAATACCGGCTTCATGGAAAAGTAAAGGTAATATATAATGAAGATAATAAGCGTCCATTTTACGATGTGATTCAGGAAGAGTCACGCGGCACTGATCTTGTATTTTTAGGCTTACCGAATTATCGTATGGAAGATGTTTTTAGTATTGATAGAAAAATTTCTCATTTTTCAAAATCCCTCGGAAGTATTCTCTGGATAAAAGCTTCTTCTTATTTTCACCGAATATCGTTTGGTTCTTCTGTAGTAGAAAAGAAAAAAGAGGTAGAGCAGGAAAGCTTACCGGGATATGATTTTGGAAATCATCCAATAATAAAGGATTTGTTAAATTCTAATTTAAAGAATTTAGAGAACCTTTTAATTCAGTTCTATGATTCTTCCTTTTCTTCTTTTTATGATGGACAGTATTACTTTCTAAAAAAATTTCGTGATGAAATCGAAAAAACTTATAAAGAAATCCATCATCCACCCAAAGTGAAAAAATCTATAGATTATCTTGATGTAGATCTATATGAATTACTATATTCTTATGGCAAAGAAGAACTGGTATCTGTTTTGGAGATCATGAAGCAAAACGAAGAAACAGCTATTCATAAGCTTAACGATTATCTACGCTCTTTACCTTCTCGTGTAAGTATAAGTAAGAGAGTAGAAGACTTAAAAAAAGAATATGAGGGAGCTTTTTCTGAAAAGTTCTTGGGTATCTTTCCAAAAAAGAAACATAATTATTCAATCCAATACAGAGAGATTATGAGATATTTTATAGATGAGTTTATAAGTTCTGAAGTAAAATACTATTCAAGAAAAATATTAGAGCAGTCTTATGAAATGTTACAAGAGATTTATAAACTGAGAACTTTTGTTACAGAAGAAAAGTGTAAAGAATTCAATAAAAAAGAAAAGCAAAACAGGCAAAAATTATTTATCCAGTATCTTGAAGAAACAGATATACTATTACTCAATATAGGTAAAGAAGAATTATTAAATAAGAAAAAACTACTTTCCGGTGTAAGGGTTTTCTTACAGCGTTCCAGAGACATATTTGAACACCCTGATTCGAATCGGTATTTTAATAAAACTTACAAACATCTAAAGAAGAATTCTGATCTTATATTTGATGTTAAAGATATAAATCAGAAATTTGGAGATTCGATTACCAGCTTAGTATCTATTATTGAATATGGTGTTCTATTAATACAGTTTCAAGAGGAAGTATTTCATTCAACTAATTCTATATTTCGAAAGCTGGAAGAAGAATTGCAAAAGGATCTATTTGATCTTCTTGATAGCTTACGAATACAACGAGAAAACGAAATTACAAGGCCCCAAGCCGGATCTTCCGAAGCTTCAAGTTATTATGAATTTGAGTTTGAATTAGATCGTTATCTTGGAATTTATAAACGAGCATTGAGAATATTATTAAATAATCTACCGGTTTCTCTTGAAGTTATGAATGAAGCTTCTATTAACAAAATTGCAAACGGAGAAATTGATACACCTGAGATGATGCTTGTTCCTCTTAGAAAATATATGCAGCATATTTTGGATTCAGATATTATTATGGAAGTAGAACATAGCTTAGAAGAAATTTCTACATACGTATATGAGTATATAGCAAAAATCAAAGCTATTGATAATAAACTGATTTCCGAAATGACGAAATCGGGTATTATGAAAAAGCAGGTTCAGAAAAAAGTCTTATCAGAAAACTTCTCTTATTGGGAACTTGAACGGAAAGCCTTTGAAGAAAAAAGTAAAGAGACTCAGAGGAACTTGGATAATATCATACTACAATCTTTTTCAAAGATTGATATCTATCATTTGATCCGGGAATCAGAATCACTGGGTTATATTGTGAAACGAAAAGAAAGAACGAGATACTATAAAAGAGTTTTTCAGTCAATTTCTTCCATGTTTACAGGTTTTCTGGTCAGGTTATTACATCTAAAAAATAAAGTGATTGTATCTTCCGGAATGGTTTCTGTTGTAAAAAGTCAGGAAGATATTTACCAGTCTTTAAGAAGGACTGTCTTAGAGAATACCTTAAACAAAGCTGTTTCAAAAGCTCTTCCATTTTATTATCAGAATGTATTTTTAGGAAAAGAAACTTTTTCTAAAGATATTTTTATCAAAAGAGAAAAAGAAATTCAGGAAGCAATAAAAATTTTAGAAGGCAATGCAGGTGGAATTTTCGTTGTTCACGGATATCCGGAATCAGGAAAAACCTGGTTAATGAGATACTTATCTGAAAGTATTACCGGGAAAGATATGAGACTTTATTTAAATCCTGAAAATATACCCTATAGGGAATTACAGGATTTTTATCGCTTATTAAACCGTCAGACCGGACTGCAAAAAAATCAGGTGCAGGAATTTCTTTCTCGGCTGGATCTTATCATGATTGATGATTTGGAATTATTCTGGCAAAGAAAAGAGAATATGAATAAAGTCTTAAAAGAGATATATGAAATATTCGAAAATAATGATAAGCAGGTTCTCATTATTTGCAGTATGAATACATACGCTTACAAACTGATGAGAAAGACCACCGGGATAGATAGTTATACTCTAGGTTCTATTGAGTGTTCTCCTTTTACCTCGGAAGAATTGATGAATTCCATTTTACCCAAACACCGTGTAAGCGGATATGGCTTAAATTTGGAGGCCAGAGAAGAGGAAGACATATCTTCTTTTCAATACGCCAGATTTTTCAATAAACTTTTTAATCGTTCCTTTGGTATTATTGGTTATTCTCTTCGTCTCTGGATATTATCTATTCAAAAAGTAGAACGAAGTACAATATTTCTGGACATGAAGAATTTATCTCAGACTGAAGTATTAGAAGACTTACCCGTACTTTGGGAAGTATTGGTTACTCAACTTATACTTTATAAATCTGCTTCAGAAGACGAGTTAATTAGTTTATTAGGAGAGTCTAAAGAAGAGATCAAGAAGGCATTAAACGGAATGCTCAGATTAAACATTCTTATTCAGCAACAATCTTTTTACTTTTCCTTGAACCCGGCATTACAAATTCAAATAATACGGGCATTTCAAAAAAAAGGGATACTCTAA
- a CDS encoding dephospho-CoA kinase: MLKTWKERFVLGITGIIGSGKSSVSKLMEELGAFRINADELARFYSSEKSPILKDIEDIVGVPILDEKGSPDRKIIASIVFSEPQKLKALNDLIHPLVRKEAINLIESQTGGRIVVYEVPLLFESGADALCDATLTVAVEESIAQERVQKRDGMNESEFRARLSKQMNLKKKLELSDFIINNNGDLSILKKECENIYHTINQYKGLSE, translated from the coding sequence ATGCTTAAAACCTGGAAAGAAAGGTTTGTTCTCGGAATCACCGGAATCATTGGAAGTGGAAAGTCGAGTGTTTCTAAACTCATGGAGGAGTTGGGAGCCTTTCGGATAAATGCTGATGAACTGGCGAGGTTCTATTCATCTGAAAAATCTCCCATATTAAAAGACATTGAGGACATAGTGGGTGTGCCTATTTTGGATGAAAAAGGGAGCCCGGATAGGAAAATTATCGCGTCGATAGTTTTTTCGGAACCTCAAAAATTAAAAGCTTTAAATGATTTGATCCATCCTCTTGTCCGGAAAGAGGCGATAAATCTTATTGAATCACAGACGGGTGGTAGGATTGTAGTGTATGAAGTTCCCTTACTCTTTGAATCAGGGGCCGATGCACTCTGTGATGCCACTTTAACCGTAGCAGTTGAGGAATCGATTGCACAGGAAAGGGTTCAAAAAAGAGACGGAATGAATGAATCTGAATTTCGGGCTCGACTGTCTAAACAGATGAATCTTAAGAAAAAACTAGAACTCTCCGATTTTATAATCAATAATAACGGGGATTTATCGATTTTAAAGAAAGAGTGCGAAAATATTTATCACACAATAAATCAATATAAAGGACTGAGTGAATGA
- the ychF gene encoding redox-regulated ATPase YchF: MSLNCGIVGLPNVGKSTIFNAITKAGAEMANYPFCTIEPNKGIVEVPDYRLERLAEIYKPEKVIPTFIEFVDIAGLVKGASQGEGLGNQFLSHIREVDAICHVVRAFEDENITHVHGKIDPADDISVINYELILADLDSLDKQYQKIIKSARSGNKEAKEISSVMEKILEALKTGNPARSVELNEDEKKIAKRFNLITIKPVLYCANIHESEISKKDENPFVKQIRELAEKENSEVVVLSGKIEEELSGLEKEEQLAFLEELGETESGLDRMVKAAYHLLNLITFLTAGEKEVRAWTTQRNSTGPKAASVIHSDFEKGYIRAEVMTFEDVNRTGSPAKVKEEGKLRIEGKDYIVKDGDVIFFRVNA; the protein is encoded by the coding sequence ATGAGTTTAAATTGCGGAATCGTCGGGCTACCCAATGTAGGTAAGTCTACCATTTTTAATGCAATCACCAAAGCCGGTGCAGAAATGGCCAATTATCCCTTTTGCACCATAGAACCTAACAAAGGGATCGTGGAAGTTCCTGATTACAGACTGGAACGTTTAGCAGAAATCTATAAACCGGAAAAGGTCATACCTACTTTTATTGAATTTGTAGATATCGCCGGACTGGTAAAAGGTGCAAGTCAGGGAGAAGGATTGGGAAACCAGTTTCTTTCTCATATCCGGGAAGTAGACGCTATCTGTCATGTGGTAAGAGCCTTTGAAGACGAAAATATCACCCATGTTCACGGGAAAATTGATCCGGCAGATGACATCAGTGTAATTAACTACGAGCTTATTCTTGCCGATCTCGATAGCTTAGACAAGCAATACCAGAAGATTATTAAATCAGCACGTTCAGGTAATAAAGAAGCTAAAGAAATCTCCTCTGTTATGGAGAAAATCCTCGAAGCTTTAAAAACCGGAAACCCGGCAAGAAGTGTAGAACTCAATGAAGATGAAAAAAAGATCGCAAAACGCTTTAATCTAATTACGATTAAACCGGTTTTATACTGTGCAAATATTCATGAATCCGAGATTTCCAAGAAAGATGAAAATCCTTTCGTCAAACAAATCCGAGAATTAGCAGAAAAAGAAAACTCGGAAGTGGTTGTCCTTTCCGGCAAAATCGAAGAAGAACTCTCCGGATTGGAAAAAGAAGAACAACTCGCATTCCTCGAAGAACTGGGAGAAACCGAGAGCGGACTGGACAGGATGGTGAAAGCAGCCTACCATCTTTTAAATCTCATCACTTTTTTAACCGCCGGTGAAAAGGAAGTTCGAGCCTGGACAACTCAAAGAAACAGTACAGGACCCAAAGCAGCCTCTGTTATTCACTCTGATTTCGAGAAAGGGTATATTCGGGCTGAAGTTATGACTTTTGAAGATGTAAATCGCACCGGTTCACCTGCTAAAGTAAAAGAAGAAGGAAAGCTTCGTATTGAAGGAAAAGATTATATCGTCAAGGATGGGGATGTTATCTTTTTCCGGGTAAATGCTTAG